A genomic region of Staphylococcus roterodami contains the following coding sequences:
- a CDS encoding AbrB family transcriptional regulator, with amino-acid sequence MAMIYRNNFIVFVLSFLISGILYVSHVLLPFMFGPIIAAIICVKVFKLEIKWPFWLSELGIVLLGVQIGTTFTKNVIMDIKDNWLSIIVVSISILLIALVMALVFKKIARINTETAVLSVIPGALTQMLVMAEQDKRANLLVVSLTQTSRIIFVVVLVPFISYFFHDDNAHSAGKIAKVLPLSQALNVWQMLIIAIAVFIVYIIMSKLNVPTYQLLAPLIVLIVWNFTTGITFALDHWLLNIAQLIYMIRIGVQIAHLLSDLKGRLAIAITIQNIMLIFGALVMVYVIHFFDNNPINELFLGAAPGGLNQIVLVALATGADVAMITSYHIFRIFFIIFIIAPSINYFLKYRSKKK; translated from the coding sequence ATGGCAATGATATATAGAAATAATTTCATTGTATTCGTTTTATCATTTTTAATAAGTGGCATTTTATATGTATCACATGTTTTACTGCCATTCATGTTCGGACCAATAATTGCGGCAATCATTTGTGTAAAAGTTTTTAAATTGGAAATTAAATGGCCCTTTTGGTTAAGTGAACTAGGAATCGTGCTACTAGGTGTACAAATAGGAACAACATTTACCAAAAATGTCATAATGGATATTAAAGATAACTGGTTATCTATTATTGTAGTATCAATTTCAATTTTATTAATTGCTTTAGTCATGGCGCTTGTCTTTAAAAAAATAGCTCGTATTAATACAGAAACCGCTGTACTTAGTGTTATTCCGGGTGCTTTGACACAAATGTTAGTAATGGCAGAACAAGATAAACGTGCCAATTTGTTAGTAGTTAGCCTTACGCAAACATCACGCATCATTTTTGTTGTAGTGCTTGTACCATTTATTTCTTATTTTTTTCATGATGATAATGCTCATTCTGCAGGTAAAATAGCTAAAGTTTTACCTTTATCACAAGCTTTAAATGTTTGGCAGATGCTAATTATAGCCATTGCAGTTTTTATCGTTTATATAATTATGTCTAAACTTAATGTTCCAACATATCAATTATTGGCACCACTAATAGTCTTAATAGTTTGGAACTTTACTACGGGGATTACCTTTGCTTTAGATCATTGGCTACTTAACATTGCACAACTTATCTATATGATTAGAATTGGTGTGCAAATTGCGCATTTATTATCAGATTTAAAAGGTCGATTAGCCATTGCCATTACGATACAAAATATAATGCTAATTTTTGGTGCCTTAGTTATGGTATACGTTATTCATTTCTTCGATAATAATCCAATCAATGAACTATTTCTTGGAGCAGCACCTGGTGGACTTAACCAAATAGTATTAGTTGCATTAGCTACTGGTGCAGATGTTGCTATGATCACTAGTTATCATATATTTAGAATCTTTTTCATAATCTTTATCATCGCACCTTCGATAAATTACTTTTTAAAATATCGGTCAAAGAAAAAATAA
- a CDS encoding uroporphyrinogen-III synthase, with amino-acid sequence MKPVVVMTQTNDVQSDLVSIIHKPFIEIKPLAFDLNLLDQHYDWLIFSSKNAVKYFYKYLNRLNVNYIAVIGVKTAQYCESLGIHVDYMPSNFSQEGFLEAFNKRNQKILIPSSEIARPLLSTALSKENEVVKLDLYTSVPNKQNIQDVKKLIQHQHIDALTFSSSSAVRYYFNEGIVPKFQDYYAIGEQTARTIKANKQPVTIADTQTLESLIQKILESRG; translated from the coding sequence ATGAAACCAGTTGTAGTAATGACACAAACAAATGACGTGCAAAGTGACTTAGTATCTATTATTCATAAACCATTTATTGAAATAAAGCCACTTGCTTTCGATTTGAATTTGTTAGATCAACACTATGACTGGCTTATTTTTTCGTCTAAAAATGCAGTGAAATACTTTTATAAATATTTAAATAGATTAAATGTAAACTATATTGCAGTTATCGGAGTTAAAACGGCACAATACTGTGAATCATTAGGTATACATGTCGATTATATGCCAAGTAACTTTTCACAAGAAGGATTTTTAGAAGCATTTAATAAAAGAAATCAAAAAATTTTAATTCCATCAAGCGAAATAGCAAGACCTTTGTTATCGACAGCCTTATCAAAAGAAAATGAAGTTGTGAAATTAGATTTATATACATCAGTACCTAATAAGCAGAATATTCAAGATGTTAAAAAATTGATACAACATCAACACATTGATGCTTTAACATTTTCAAGTTCATCCGCAGTACGTTATTATTTTAATGAAGGAATTGTACCAAAATTTCAAGATTATTATGCTATTGGCGAGCAAACTGCACGGACCATAAAAGCTAATAAGCAACCAGTTACTATTGCAGATACTCAAACATTAGAATCGTTAATACAAAAGATTTTAGAAAGTAGGGGCTAA
- the hemA gene encoding glutamyl-tRNA reductase — protein sequence MHFIAISINHRTADVALREQVAFRDDALRIAHEDLYETKSILENVILSTCNRTEVYAVVDQIHTGRYYVQRFLARAFGFEVDDIKAMSEVKVGDEAVEHLLRVTSGLDSIVLGETQILGQIRDAFFLAQNTGTTGTIFNHLFKQAITFAKKAHNETDIADNAVSVSYAAVELAKKVFGKLKSKQAVIIGAGEMSELSLLNLLGSGITDITVVNRTVENAMKLATKHQVKYDELSALPLLLESADIVISSTSAQSYIITNEMIERIAENRKQDSLVLIDIAVPRDIEPGISAITNIFNYDVDDLKGLVDANLRERQLAAATISEQIPSEIHAHNEWISMLGVVPVIRALREKAMAIQAETMDSIDRKLPELSERERKIISKHTKSIINQMLKDPIKQAKELSSDKKSNEKLELFQNIFDIEAECPHEQAKQQKESKVKEISARRIFSFE from the coding sequence ATGCATTTTATTGCAATTAGTATAAATCATCGCACAGCTGATGTAGCACTAAGAGAGCAAGTTGCTTTTAGAGATGATGCCTTACGAATTGCCCATGAAGATTTATATGAAACTAAATCTATTTTAGAAAATGTCATATTATCAACATGTAATCGAACAGAAGTATATGCTGTTGTTGATCAAATTCATACAGGTCGCTATTATGTCCAACGATTTTTAGCCCGTGCATTTGGATTTGAAGTAGATGATATTAAAGCAATGTCGGAAGTAAAAGTGGGGGACGAAGCAGTAGAACATTTATTGCGAGTCACTTCTGGCTTAGATTCGATTGTACTTGGAGAAACACAAATTTTAGGTCAAATAAGAGATGCATTTTTCTTAGCACAAAATACAGGTACAACAGGAACTATATTTAATCATCTATTTAAGCAGGCAATTACTTTTGCTAAAAAAGCACATAACGAAACAGACATAGCAGATAATGCTGTGAGTGTATCTTATGCTGCAGTCGAATTGGCTAAAAAGGTATTTGGTAAACTAAAAAGCAAACAAGCTGTCATTATTGGTGCAGGGGAAATGAGTGAATTATCACTATTAAATCTTCTTGGTTCTGGAATTACTGATATTACAGTAGTTAATAGAACTGTTGAAAATGCTATGAAATTAGCAACAAAGCATCAAGTGAAATATGATGAGCTATCGGCTTTACCACTTTTACTAGAAAGTGCTGACATAGTTATTAGCTCAACAAGTGCACAGTCTTATATCATTACCAATGAAATGATAGAAAGAATTGCAGAAAACAGAAAACAAGATTCACTCGTATTGATTGATATTGCAGTTCCTAGAGATATCGAACCAGGTATAAGTGCCATCACTAACATCTTTAATTACGATGTCGATGACTTAAAAGGTTTGGTTGACGCAAACTTACGTGAGCGACAATTAGCAGCTGCAACAATTTCAGAACAAATTCCTTCAGAAATTCACGCACATAATGAGTGGATAAGTATGTTGGGTGTTGTTCCAGTGATTAGAGCATTACGTGAAAAAGCAATGGCAATACAGGCTGAAACGATGGATAGCATTGATCGTAAATTGCCGGAGTTGTCTGAGAGAGAACGTAAAATTATCTCTAAACATACAAAAAGTATTATCAATCAGATGTTGAAAGATCCTATTAAACAGGCCAAAGAATTAAGTAGTGACAAGAAAAGTAATGAAAAATTAGAGCTATTTCAAAACATATTTGATATCGAAGCTGAATGTCCTCACGAACAAGCTAAACAACAAAAAGAAAGCAAGGTCAAAGAGATTTCAGCAAGACGTATCTTTAGTTTTGAATAA
- the hemC gene encoding hydroxymethylbilane synthase, with the protein MRKLIVGSRRSKLALTQSQQFIDKLKAIEPNLEIEIKEIVTKGDRIVDKQLSKVGGKGLFVKEIQHELFEKNIDMAIHSLKDVPSVIPKGLTLGCIPDRELPLDAYISKTHTPLSELPDGSIIGTSSLRRGAQILSKYPNLEIKWIRGNIDTRLEKLHTEDYDAIILAAAGLRRMGWSDDTVTTYLDRDTLLPAIGQGALGIECRSDDVELLELLSKVHNDDVAKCVTAERTFLAEMDGSCQVPIAGYATISGQKEIEFTGLIMTPDGKERFEYTSTGTDPVELGKLVSNKLKEQGAYDIIKRLNEQQ; encoded by the coding sequence ATGCGTAAATTAATCGTTGGTTCAAGAAGAAGTAAATTAGCTTTAACGCAAAGCCAGCAATTTATAGACAAGTTAAAAGCTATTGAGCCAAATCTAGAAATAGAGATTAAAGAAATTGTTACTAAAGGTGATAGAATTGTTGATAAACAATTATCTAAAGTCGGGGGGAAAGGTTTATTTGTTAAAGAAATTCAACACGAACTTTTTGAGAAAAACATAGATATGGCAATACATTCTTTAAAAGATGTACCAAGTGTAATTCCGAAAGGGTTAACTTTAGGTTGTATTCCTGATAGAGAATTACCTTTAGATGCCTATATTTCAAAAACTCATACACCTTTATCTGAATTACCAGATGGCAGTATTATTGGTACAAGTTCATTACGTAGAGGGGCACAAATTTTATCTAAATATCCAAACTTAGAAATTAAATGGATTAGGGGAAATATAGATACACGTTTAGAAAAGCTTCATACAGAAGATTATGATGCTATTATTTTAGCGGCTGCCGGTTTAAGACGAATGGGATGGTCAGATGATACGGTAACTACATATCTGGACAGAGATACGTTGTTGCCAGCAATTGGTCAAGGTGCGCTAGGTATAGAGTGTCGAAGTGATGATGTAGAACTATTAGAACTTTTAAGTAAAGTACATAATGACGATGTTGCAAAATGTGTAACTGCTGAAAGAACATTTTTAGCGGAAATGGATGGCAGTTGCCAAGTGCCGATTGCCGGATATGCAACGATTTCAGGTCAGAAAGAAATTGAGTTTACAGGTTTAATTATGACGCCTGATGGCAAAGAACGTTTTGAATATACATCTACTGGTACAGATCCAGTTGAATTAGGAAAATTAGTAAGTAATAAATTAAAAGAACAAGGTGCATATGATATTATCAAACGCTTAAATGAACAACAATAA
- a CDS encoding DNA-3-methyladenine glycosylase I yields MNECAFGTKDPVYLNYHDNVWGQPLYDSKELFKLLALESQHAGLSWLTILKKKEAYETAFYDFEPDKIAQMTEKDIDRLMAFPNIVHHRKKLEAIVSQAQGYLQIEQEHGSFSEFLWSYVNGKPKDLQYIHSSDRITVDETATQLSKDLKKYGFKFLGPVTVFSFLEAAGLYDAHLQDCPSKPNHN; encoded by the coding sequence ATGAATGAATGCGCATTTGGAACAAAGGATCCAGTTTACTTAAACTATCACGATAATGTATGGGGTCAACCTTTATATGATAGTAAAGAATTGTTTAAGCTTTTAGCATTAGAATCACAGCACGCTGGTTTGTCATGGTTAACTATTTTAAAAAAGAAAGAAGCTTATGAAACTGCTTTTTATGATTTTGAACCAGATAAGATAGCACAAATGACAGAGAAAGATATCGATAGATTAATGGCATTTCCAAATATTGTCCATCATCGTAAAAAATTAGAAGCAATTGTTAGTCAGGCTCAAGGCTACCTACAAATTGAACAAGAACATGGTAGTTTTAGTGAATTTTTATGGTCTTACGTTAATGGTAAGCCTAAAGATTTACAGTACATTCATTCATCTGATCGCATCACAGTTGATGAGACTGCTACACAACTTTCCAAAGATTTAAAAAAATACGGTTTTAAATTTTTAGGTCCTGTAACCGTATTTTCATTTTTAGAAGCAGCGGGACTATACGATGCACATTTACAAGATTGTCCATCTAAACCAAACCATAATTAA
- a CDS encoding cytochrome c biogenesis protein, whose translation MQENLFIRFNEIILLIYLISIICYFYDFVQKSHKIRSLGIYLLGIVWVLQTISLSIFIIQTRHIPLGSISDVFYTLSWLIISISLILNLIKVLNFSVFFLNLIGLTLLGMNTFQPTHYDNKVQKIAVIDELLLVHIGLAVLSYVFFALAFVNALLYIMQYRNLKEKRFDQKYFRLGSVATLESIVFYSTLSGWIILIFSIILGTQWGVISVGERIFIDPKVILSSVITLLYGTYILLRIKKWINSRYLIYYNIILFCLNMINLFFATHFVN comes from the coding sequence ATGCAAGAAAACCTGTTTATTCGATTCAATGAAATTATATTATTAATATACTTAATCAGTATTATTTGCTATTTTTATGATTTTGTCCAAAAAAGTCATAAAATTAGAAGTTTAGGCATATATTTATTGGGGATTGTTTGGGTTTTACAAACAATCTCTTTATCTATTTTTATTATACAAACGAGGCATATTCCATTAGGATCTATTTCAGATGTTTTTTATACCTTAAGTTGGTTAATTATCTCTATCTCTTTAATACTTAATCTTATAAAAGTCTTGAACTTTTCTGTGTTTTTCTTAAATCTTATAGGATTAACTTTATTGGGAATGAATACTTTCCAGCCTACACATTATGATAACAAGGTACAGAAAATCGCTGTTATAGATGAATTGTTGTTAGTCCATATCGGTCTAGCTGTATTAAGTTATGTCTTTTTTGCACTAGCATTTGTAAATGCATTACTTTACATCATGCAATATCGTAATTTAAAGGAAAAACGTTTCGATCAAAAGTACTTCAGATTAGGTAGCGTTGCTACACTTGAGTCTATTGTTTTCTATTCTACGCTTAGTGGTTGGATAATTCTTATTTTTAGTATTATTTTAGGAACGCAATGGGGTGTAATTTCTGTAGGTGAACGTATATTTATCGATCCCAAAGTGATACTTTCTTCAGTTATTACATTATTGTATGGAACTTATATTCTGCTAAGGATAAAGAAATGGATAAATTCGAGGTATTTAATATACTATAACATTATTTTGTTTTGCTTAAATATGATCAATTTATTTTTTGCTACACATTTTGTAAATTAA
- the hemB gene encoding porphobilinogen synthase — protein sequence MKFDRHRRLRSSATMRSMVRENHVRKEDLIYPIFVVEKDDIKNEIKSLPGVYQISLNLLENEIKEAYDLGIRAIMFFGVPNSKDDIGTGAYIHDGVIQQATRIAKKMYDDLLIVADTCLCEYTDHGHCGVIDDHTHDVDNDKSLPLLVKTAISQVEAGADIIAPSNMMDGFVAEIRQGLDEAGYYNIPIMSYGVKYASSFFGPFRDAADSAPSFGDRKTYQMDPANRLEALRELESDLKEGCDMMIVKPALSYLDIVRDVKNHTNIPVVAYNVSGEYSMTKAAAQNGWIDEERVVMEQMVSMKRAGADMIITYFAKDICRYLDK from the coding sequence ATGAAATTTGATAGACATAGAAGATTAAGATCATCAGCAACAATGAGAAGTATGGTTAGGGAGAATCATGTAAGAAAAGAAGATTTAATATATCCTATTTTTGTAGTCGAAAAAGATGATATTAAAAATGAAATTAAATCATTACCCGGTGTATACCAAATCAGTTTAAATTTACTTGAAAATGAAATTAAAGAAGCATATGACCTAGGTATTCGTGCCATTATGTTCTTCGGTGTTCCAAATTCCAAAGATGATATTGGCACAGGTGCATATATCCATGATGGTGTGATTCAACAAGCGACACGCATCGCCAAAAAAATGTATGATGACTTATTAATTGTTGCTGATACTTGTTTATGTGAATACACTGATCATGGTCATTGTGGTGTAATTGATGATCATACTCATGATGTCGATAATGATAAATCACTACCACTACTTGTTAAAACGGCAATTTCACAAGTTGAAGCAGGTGCGGACATTATTGCACCAAGTAATATGATGGATGGTTTTGTTGCTGAAATTCGACAAGGATTAGATGAAGCTGGCTATTACAATATTCCGATTATGAGTTATGGTGTTAAATATGCTTCAAGTTTCTTTGGACCATTCAGAGATGCAGCAGATTCTGCACCTTCATTTGGTGATAGAAAAACATATCAAATGGATCCAGCTAATAGATTAGAAGCTTTACGTGAGTTAGAAAGTGATTTAAAAGAGGGGTGCGACATGATGATTGTTAAACCGGCTTTGAGTTACTTAGATATTGTTCGCGATGTTAAAAATCATACAAATATTCCAGTTGTTGCATACAATGTGAGTGGAGAGTACAGTATGACCAAAGCTGCTGCTCAAAATGGTTGGATTGATGAAGAACGAGTTGTTATGGAACAAATGGTTTCAATGAAACGTGCAGGTGCAGATATGATTATCACATATTTTGCAAAAGACATTTGTCGTTACTTAGATAAATAG
- a CDS encoding valine--tRNA ligase yields MEMKPKYDPREVEAGRYEEWVKNGYFKPSEDKSKETYTIVIPPPNVTGKLHLGHAWDTTLQDIITRMKRMQGYDTLYLPGMDHAGIATQAKVEAKLNEQGITRYDLGREKFLEQAWDWKEEYASFIRAQWAKLGLGLDYSRERFTLDEGLSKAVKKVFVDLYNKGIIYRGERIINWDPKARTALSDIEVIHEDVQGAFYHFKYPYADGEGYIEIATTRPETMLGDTAIVVNPNDERYKDVIGKTVILPIVGRELPILADEYVDIDFGSGAMKVTPAHDPNDFEIGQRHHLENIIVMDENGKMNDKAGKYEGLDRFDCRKQLVEDLKEQDLVIKIEDHVHSVGHSERSGAVVEPYLSTQWFVRMDDLAKRSLDNQKTDDRIDFYPQRFEHTFNQWMENIRDWTISRQLWWGHQIPAWYHKETGEIYVGEEAPTDIENWQQDEDVLDTWFSSALWPFSTLGWPDLDSEDFKRYYPTNALVTGYDIIFFWVARMIFQGLEFTDRRPFNDVLLHGLVRAEDGRKMSKSLGNGVDPMDVIDEYGADSLRYFLATGSSPGHDLRYSTEKVESVWNFINKIWNGARFSLMNIGEDFKVEDIDLTGNLSLADKWILTRLNETIATVTDLSDKYEFGEVGRALYNFIWDDFCDWYIEMSKIPMNGTDEEQKQVTRSVLSYTLDNIMRMLHPFMPFVTEKIWQSLPHEGETIVKAAWPEVRESLIFEDSKQTMQQLVEIIKSVRQSRVEVNTPLSKEIPILIQAKDKEIEQTLSQNKDYLFKFCNPSTLDISTDVEIPEKAMTSVVLAGKVVLPLEGLIDMDKEISRLEKGLSKLQSELDRVDKKLSNENFVSKAPEKVINEEKRKKQDYQEKYDGVKARIEQLKA; encoded by the coding sequence ATGGAAATGAAACCAAAATATGATCCACGTGAAGTTGAAGCGGGACGTTATGAAGAATGGGTTAAAAACGGTTATTTTAAACCATCAGAAGATAAATCAAAAGAAACATATACAATTGTTATTCCACCACCAAATGTAACTGGTAAATTACATTTAGGTCATGCTTGGGATACAACTTTACAAGACATTATTACACGTATGAAACGTATGCAAGGATACGATACTTTATATTTACCTGGTATGGACCATGCTGGAATTGCGACACAAGCGAAAGTTGAAGCGAAATTAAATGAACAAGGTATTACAAGATATGACCTTGGACGTGAAAAGTTTTTAGAACAGGCTTGGGATTGGAAAGAAGAATATGCGTCATTTATCCGTGCTCAATGGGCTAAATTAGGTTTAGGCTTAGATTACAGTAGAGAACGCTTTACTTTAGATGAAGGTTTAAGTAAAGCAGTTAAAAAGGTTTTTGTTGATTTATACAATAAAGGAATTATTTATCGTGGTGAGCGTATTATAAATTGGGATCCTAAAGCACGTACTGCATTATCAGATATTGAAGTCATACATGAAGATGTACAAGGTGCCTTTTATCATTTTAAATATCCTTATGCTGATGGTGAAGGTTATATCGAAATTGCAACCACAAGACCAGAAACAATGTTGGGCGACACGGCTATTGTTGTTAATCCAAACGATGAACGTTATAAAGACGTTATTGGCAAAACGGTTATTTTACCAATTGTAGGCCGTGAGTTACCTATATTAGCAGATGAATACGTTGATATTGATTTTGGATCTGGTGCGATGAAAGTTACGCCTGCACATGACCCTAATGATTTTGAAATTGGTCAAAGACATCATTTAGAAAACATTATCGTTATGGATGAAAATGGTAAGATGAATGATAAAGCTGGTAAATACGAAGGTTTGGATCGTTTTGACTGTCGTAAACAATTAGTCGAAGATTTAAAAGAACAGGATCTAGTTATTAAAATTGAAGATCATGTTCATTCGGTTGGTCATTCAGAGCGTTCAGGTGCAGTTGTTGAACCATATTTATCAACACAATGGTTTGTACGTATGGATGATTTGGCAAAACGTTCATTAGATAATCAAAAAACAGACGATCGCATAGATTTTTATCCACAACGATTTGAACATACATTTAATCAATGGATGGAAAATATTAGAGACTGGACGATTTCAAGACAACTATGGTGGGGTCATCAAATTCCGGCTTGGTACCATAAAGAAACTGGTGAAATCTATGTTGGTGAAGAAGCGCCTACAGATATTGAAAATTGGCAACAAGATGAAGATGTATTAGATACATGGTTCTCAAGTGCGTTATGGCCATTTTCAACATTAGGTTGGCCTGACCTTGATAGTGAAGACTTTAAACGCTACTATCCAACGAACGCATTAGTTACAGGTTATGATATTATCTTTTTCTGGGTAGCGCGTATGATTTTCCAAGGTTTAGAATTTACGGATCGTCGCCCATTCAACGACGTATTATTACACGGGTTAGTTCGAGCTGAAGATGGACGTAAGATGAGTAAATCTTTAGGTAATGGTGTTGACCCAATGGACGTTATTGATGAATATGGAGCGGATAGCTTAAGATACTTCTTAGCGACAGGTTCATCGCCAGGTCATGATTTAAGATATTCTACTGAAAAAGTTGAATCAGTGTGGAACTTTATCAATAAAATATGGAATGGTGCACGTTTCAGTTTGATGAATATTGGCGAAGACTTTAAAGTAGAAGATATTGATTTAACTGGAAACTTATCATTGGCAGATAAATGGATTTTGACACGCTTGAATGAAACAATTGCAACAGTTACTGATTTAAGTGACAAATATGAATTTGGTGAAGTTGGAAGAGCGCTTTACAATTTCATTTGGGATGATTTCTGTGATTGGTATATTGAAATGAGTAAAATTCCGATGAATGGTACAGATGAAGAACAAAAACAAGTAACTCGTTCTGTATTAAGTTATACTTTAGATAATATTATGAGAATGTTACACCCATTCATGCCATTTGTTACAGAAAAAATATGGCAAAGTTTACCTCATGAAGGGGAAACAATTGTAAAAGCAGCATGGCCAGAAGTACGTGAATCATTGATTTTTGAAGATAGTAAACAAACAATGCAACAACTTGTTGAAATCATTAAATCTGTTAGACAGTCACGTGTAGAAGTGAACACACCATTATCTAAAGAAATCCCTATATTAATTCAAGCTAAAGATAAAGAAATTGAACAAACATTATCACAAAATAAAGATTATTTATTCAAATTCTGTAATCCTAGTACTTTAGACATTAGCACAGATGTTGAAATACCTGAAAAAGCTATGACTTCAGTAGTATTAGCAGGTAAAGTCGTATTACCATTAGAAGGTCTAATAGACATGGATAAAGAAATTAGCCGTTTAGAAAAAGGGTTATCAAAACTTCAAAGTGAGTTGGATAGAGTTGATAAAAAGTTATCTAATGAAAATTTTGTAAGTAAAGCACCTGAAAAAGTTATAAATGAAGAAAAACGTAAAAAACAAGATTATCAAGAAAAATATGATGGTGTGAAGGCGAGAATTGAACAATTAAAAGCATAG
- the hemL gene encoding glutamate-1-semialdehyde 2,1-aminomutase, whose amino-acid sequence MRYTNSEEAMKVAETLMPGGVNSPVRAFKSVDTPAIFMDHGKGSKIYDIDGNEYIDYVLSWGPLILGHRDPQVISHLHEAIDKGTSFGASTLLENKLAQLVIDRVPSIEKVRMVSSGTEATLDTLRLARGYTGRNKIVKFEGCYHGHSDSLLIKAGSGVATLGLPDSPGVPEGIAKNTITVPYNDLDALKIAFEKFGDDIAGVIVEPVAGNMGVVPPVEGFLQGLRDITNEYGALLIFDEVMTGFRVGYNCAQGYFGVTPDLTCLGKVIGGGLPVGAFGGKKEIMDHIAPLGNIYQAGTLSGNPLAMTSGYETLSQLTPETYDYFNMLGDLLEEGLKRVFAKHNVPITVNRAGSMIGYFLNEGPVTNFEQANKSDLKLFAEMYREMAKEGVFLPPSQFEGTFLSTAHTTEDIEKTIQAFDTALSRIVK is encoded by the coding sequence ATGAGATATACGAATTCAGAAGAAGCTATGAAAGTTGCTGAAACGTTAATGCCTGGTGGTGTAAACAGTCCAGTTCGTGCATTTAAATCAGTAGATACGCCCGCAATTTTCATGGATCACGGTAAAGGTTCAAAAATATATGATATCGATGGAAATGAGTATATTGATTATGTGCTAAGTTGGGGACCATTAATTTTAGGTCATAGAGATCCACAGGTTATCAGTCATTTACATGAAGCTATTGATAAAGGAACAAGCTTCGGTGCATCGACATTACTTGAAAACAAATTAGCTCAACTTGTGATTGATCGTGTTCCTTCAATTGAAAAAGTACGTATGGTGTCATCTGGTACGGAGGCGACTTTAGATACGTTAAGATTAGCGCGTGGTTATACAGGTAGAAATAAAATTGTAAAATTTGAAGGTTGTTACCATGGTCATAGCGATTCACTTTTAATTAAAGCTGGTTCAGGTGTTGCAACTTTAGGATTACCTGATTCTCCAGGTGTACCAGAAGGCATTGCTAAAAATACAATTACTGTTCCATATAATGATTTAGATGCACTTAAAATTGCTTTTGAAAAATTTGGCGATGATATTGCTGGTGTCATAGTTGAACCAGTAGCAGGTAATATGGGTGTTGTTCCACCAGTCGAGGGCTTTTTACAAGGTTTAAGAGATATTACGAATGAATATGGTGCATTATTAATTTTCGATGAAGTAATGACTGGTTTTAGAGTAGGTTATAATTGTGCACAAGGATACTTTGGCGTTACACCTGATTTAACTTGCTTAGGAAAAGTTATCGGTGGTGGACTTCCAGTTGGTGCTTTTGGTGGTAAAAAAGAAATCATGGATCACATCGCGCCACTAGGAAATATATATCAAGCTGGTACGTTGTCAGGTAATCCTTTAGCAATGACTAGTGGTTATGAAACATTAAGCCAATTAACACCTGAAACTTATGACTATTTTAATATGTTAGGTGATTTACTTGAAGAAGGCTTAAAACGTGTATTTGCTAAACATAATGTACCAATTACTGTAAATAGAGCTGGTTCAATGATTGGTTATTTCTTAAATGAAGGACCGGTTACTAATTTCGAACAAGCTAATAAAAGTGATCTGAAATTATTCGCAGAAATGTATCGTGAAATGGCAAAAGAAGGAGTATTCCTACCTCCATCTCAATTTGAAGGAACATTCTTATCTACCGCACATACGACAGAAGATATCGAAAAGACAATTCAAGCATTTGATACTGCTCTAAGTCGTATTGTAAAATAA